Part of the Gemmatimonadaceae bacterium genome is shown below.
GGCGTGTCCACCGATGCGCAGGCGAGTTGGTGGGGATCGAGCGGCATCGGCACAGTTCCGCACGCGCTCATCGCCGCGTACGACGGCGACACCGTGCTCGCGACGCTGAAATTTGCGAGCTACATGGATCCCGACGTGCAGATCATCACGCTCGTCGATTACGACAACGATTGCGTCGGGACGTCGCTGGCCGCGGCCCGCGCGCTCGGGCGCCGCCTGTGGGGTGTTCGCCTCGACACGTCGGAAAATATGGTTGACCAATCGATTTTGCCGCAGATGGGGAGCTTCACGCCCACGGGGGTGAATCCGCAGCTCGTGTACAACGTCCGTCGTGCGCTCGACGGCGAAGGATTCAACGATGTTCGCATCGTCGTCTCGGGCGGATTCACCGTCGAAAAGATTCGCGCCTTCGAGGAGGCCGGCGTGCCAGTGGACTCGTACGGCGTGGGATCGTCGCTCTTTAGCGGCCAATTCGACTTCACTGCCGACGTCGTGCGTGTGAATGGGCATTCGCAGCACAAGGCGGGTCGTGAAGAGCGACCGAACCCACGGCTCGCGCCCGTGTCGTGACGTGCGTGGTTTCGTCTTGATTTACCTCGCGTGAGCCGATACCTTCCGCGCCAAATGCACAGCCTCGGACGCGCCCCTTCCACGCGTCTGCTCATCGAACGTCTATCAGGATTCGGGATGACTGGTTTTCACCGCGCGCGCCGCACCGTCTACGCCGCGCTGACTCCGGTGTTCGTCCTCGGCCTAGCCGCGTGCGCCGGATTCCCCAACACCATCTTCGGCGCCCACTCCGAGATCGGACGCACCGAAGACCGGCTTACGTATCTCCTGCTCATTCTGGGCGGCCTCGTCTTCGTGCTCGTCGAGGGCACCCTCATCTGGGCACTGTTCAGGTTCCGAGCACGACCCAACGCAACGACGCCGCAACAAACGCACGGCAATACGACACTCGAAATCACATGGACACTCATACCGGCGGTGATCCTCGCGATCATTGCAGTGCCGAGCGTCCGCGCGATTTTCGAGACGCAAGCTGCGGCGGCGGCCGGGTCAGTGCAGGTCGAAGTCATCGGACATCAATGGTGGTGGGAGTTCCGATATCCGCAGTACAAGATTGTCACGGCGAACGAGCTCTATCTCCCAGTCGGACGCACCGCCAGCTTCACGTTGCGCACCGACGATGTGATCCATTCGTTCTGGATACCGCAGTTGGCGGGCAAACGCGACGTTGTCCACAAGGAGAAACCAAACTACCTGTGGTTCACGCCCGACTCCGCCGGCGCATGGAACGGCTTCTGCGCCGAGTATTGCGGCACGTCGCACTCGAACATGCGGTTCCGCGTCTTCACGGTGAGCCCCGAGCAGTTTGCGGCGTGGGTCAAGCATCAGCAGAGTGGTCCCGCGTTCCCCGCGACAGCGGCGGCGCCCGCACAGCCAGACACGAGCAAGAAGGCTGCGGCTGCGCCGGCGGCGCCCGCCGCGGCATCGCTCGCCAGCGCCGACACGAACTCCGCGACGTACCCGCGCGATCAGTTGCCTACGTGGACGGTTCCCGAGACGCCGCTTCCCACCGACGAGCATTTCGACAAGAGCACGATCGCCAAAGCAGATGCCGACCGCGGCGCGCAGCTCTTCAAGACCGCCGCGTGCATCGG
Proteins encoded:
- the coxB gene encoding cytochrome c oxidase subunit II, encoding MTGFHRARRTVYAALTPVFVLGLAACAGFPNTIFGAHSEIGRTEDRLTYLLLILGGLVFVLVEGTLIWALFRFRARPNATTPQQTHGNTTLEITWTLIPAVILAIIAVPSVRAIFETQAAAAAGSVQVEVIGHQWWWEFRYPQYKIVTANELYLPVGRTASFTLRTDDVIHSFWIPQLAGKRDVVHKEKPNYLWFTPDSAGAWNGFCAEYCGTSHSNMRFRVFTVSPEQFAAWVKHQQSGPAFPATAAAPAQPDTSKKAAAAPAAPAAASLASADTNSATYPRDQLPTWTVPETPLPTDEHFDKSTIAKADADRGAQLFKTAACIGCHTIQGVSPGIIGPNLTHVGSRTTIGAGLYPNDMKHLTMWIKDARLMKPGVIMPPMGKGLPESMGAFDDQQIADLAAYLSSLK